From one Sphaeramia orbicularis chromosome 9, fSphaOr1.1, whole genome shotgun sequence genomic stretch:
- the LOC115425428 gene encoding RNA-binding protein MEX3B-like, translating to MPSSTSLLEAEEGESEVPPPLVHAFAGMGLEEHHGTHSQTPEQADESLSFHHQLPPVSHFSLLGTVLDLKPLPLHRPPSRDEMNITAAPEDEEPEVVAAAADSSGCTGGSLLAQAHRHQHLPSGPNGSVMPSGMEPPQVETVLLYNGDERDDPGVGGSALPSANSMAMLQSGVYGESSYEAEPSLLARRKSVNTTECVAVPSSEHVAEIVGRQGCKIKALRAKTNTYIKTPVRGEQPVFVVTGRKEDVAMAKREILSAAEHFSLIRASRNKTGPLSAVTGPGTPALPGQTTIQVRVPYRVVGLVVGPKGATIKRIQQQTHTYIVTPSRDKEPVFEVTGMPENVDRAREEIEAHIALRTGTCGNIEAPGVDNNDFQYNGTDVSFEGALTPVGLGEGGWIQAGTSSPGGGSLLPMSISGTQRMNSNINSGVRLSSTYRNDSSSSLGSGSSSADSFYGGGNGNRMADFSPTCLFNANANNNNNNTSNGGGTSFWFGDSLLPVGSEEMVSLGGGGSSSGFDPLTISTAQATYPAAQPQIWSPFVDHQSLQAFDARQTQTSQPGTPRLSPTFSGTEALEHPQAQRVHRGPFPSSGTLDGQRFPSYCSAFSSSSESTASSSSPPESSLSYRTGLGSAGRGQEICIHCMDSQVIAALVPCGHNLFCLDCATQICQGPDAVCPVCLSPATQAIQLRNM from the exons ATGCCTAGTAGTACGTCTTTGCTGGAAGCCGAGGAGGGAGAGTCCGAGGTTCCACCGCCGCTAGTGCACGCTTTCGCCGGTATGGGCCTCGAGGAGCACCACGGCACCCACAGCCAAACCCCCGAACAAGCAGACGAAAGCCTCTCTTTCCACCATCAGCTTCCTCCGGTTTCTCATTTCAGTCTTCTCGGTACGGTCCTGGACTTGAAGCCGTTGCCGCTGCATCGGCCGCCCTCTAGAGATGAGATGAACATAACGGCAGCGCCCGAGGATGAAGAGCCAGAAGTTGTTGCCGCCGCCGCCGATTCCTCTGGCTGCACCGGCGGCTCGTTGCTAGCGCAGGCCCACCGCCACCAACACCTTCCATCGGGGCCGAACGGCTCCGTTATGCCGTCCGGGATGGAGCCGCCTCAGGTCGAGACGGTACTGTTGTACAACGGGGACGAGCGGGATGATCCCGGGGTCGGCGGCAGCGCCCTACCGTCGGCTAACAGTATGGCGATGCTACAGTCCGGCGTGTACGGGGAATCGAGCTACGAGGCCGAACCGTCGCTGTTGGCTCGGAGAAAGAGCGTTAACACAACCGAATGTGTGGCCGTGCCGAGCTCCGAGCATGTCGCAGAGATCGTAGGCAGGCAGG GTTGTAAGATTAAAGCACTCCGAGCCAAGACCAACACCTACATTAAGACACCAGTGAGGGGTGAGCAGCCTGTCTTTGTAGTTACGGGACGAAAAGAAGATGTGGCGATGGCCAAAAGAGAGATCCTGTCAGCGGCCGAACATTTCTCCCTCATCAGAGCCTCTCGAAATAAGACTGGGCCTCTATCTGCTGTAACAGGTCCAGGGACCCCGGCTTTACCTGGACAGACCACCATTCAG GTTCGGGTGCCATATCGTGTTGTGGGGCTGGTTGTTGGTCCCAAAG GGGCAACCATCAAACGCATTCAGCAACAAACCCACACCTACATTGTGACGCCAAGTCGTGACAAAGAGCCCGTGTTTGAGGTTACTGGGATGCCAGAGAACGTGGACCGGGCGAGGGAGGAGATAGAGGCACACATCGCCCTCCGCACTGGAACCTGCGGCAATATTGAAGCTCCCGGTGTAGACAACAATGACTTTCAGTATAATGGGACCGACGTTAGCTTTGAGGGTGCTTTAACACCAGTGGGCCTGGGGGAGGGTGGGTGGATTCAGGCAGGTACATCTTCACCAGGTGGTGGTAGCCTGCTGCCGATGAGCATCAGCGGTACTCAGCGAATGAATAGCAATATTAACAGTGGCGTCCGGCTGTCTTCCACCTACCGCAACGATAGTTCCAGCTCCCTGGGCAGCGGTTCCAGCTCGGCTGATTCGTTCTACGGTGGCGGGAACGGTAACCGGATGGCAGACTTCAGTCCAACCTGTCTGTTCAATGCCAAtgctaacaacaacaacaacaacaccagcaATGGTGGCGGTACAAGTTTCTGGTTCGGAGACAGCCTTCTTCCTGTGGGGTCTGAGGAGATGGTCAGCCTTGGAGGTGGAGGTTCCTCCTCAGGATTCGACCCCTTAACCATCTCCACTGCCCAAGCCACATACCCGGCTGCACAACCCCAAATCTGGAGCCCGTTTGTGGACCATCAATCCCTCCAGGCTTTTGATGCTCGGCAAACTCAG ACCAGTCAACCTGGGACACCCCGGCTCTCTCCAACATTCTCTGGGACCGAGGCCTTAGAGCACCCTCAGGCCCAGCGCGTTCACCGGGGGCCTTTTCCTTCATCCGGGACCCTCGACGGCCAAAGGTTCCCCTCCTACTGCTCGGCCTTCTCCTCTTCAAGCGAAAGCacggcctcctcttcctcccctcctgAGTCGTCCCTCTCCTATCGTACTGGGCTGGGGTCGGCCGGGAGGGGGCAGGAGATCTGTATCCACTGTATGGATAGCCAGGTCATCGCTGCCTTGGTTCCCTGTGGCCATAACCTCTTCTGTCTAGATTGTGCCACCCAGATATGCCAGGGTCCAGATGCCGTGTGCCCTGTGTGTTTGTCCCCAGCCACACAGGCCATTCAGCTCCGCAAcatgtga